In one Chitinophaga sancti genomic region, the following are encoded:
- a CDS encoding gliding motility lipoprotein GldH: MNKFFRMMAVGMLLIAASCEPMKMDTYEKNLEVPGHEWAYNYKPAFEVTLQPADTAYLYNIYVNIRHKDAYPYSNIYLLINTQFPGEQPVSQRVELPLADVNGKWLGSGPNGVKGNKLDDIYEHRIPIQTKAILNKPGIYKFTFEQNMRQNPLPDIMNVGLRVEKAGLRTNEKATQ; the protein is encoded by the coding sequence ATGAATAAATTCTTCCGGATGATGGCTGTAGGAATGTTGCTGATAGCAGCATCCTGCGAGCCAATGAAGATGGATACCTATGAAAAGAACCTGGAGGTTCCGGGGCATGAATGGGCCTACAACTATAAGCCAGCATTTGAGGTCACCCTGCAACCGGCAGATACCGCCTATTTGTATAACATCTATGTGAATATCCGCCACAAGGATGCATACCCCTATAGTAATATCTATCTGCTGATCAATACACAGTTTCCGGGTGAACAGCCTGTATCCCAAAGGGTTGAACTACCCCTGGCTGATGTGAACGGAAAGTGGTTGGGCAGTGGCCCGAATGGCGTAAAGGGTAATAAACTGGACGACATTTATGAACACAGAATTCCCATTCAGACAAAGGCGATATTGAACAAACCGGGAATTTATAAGTTTACTTTTGAACAAAACATGCGGCAAAATCCGCTTCCGGATATCATGAATGTTGGCTTACGGGTGGAGAAAGCCGGTTTACGGACCAATGAAAAAGCTACTCAATAA
- a CDS encoding YicC/YloC family endoribonuclease, whose protein sequence is MLKSMTGFGRAEITRGETTMVVEIKSLNGKQFEVNLKISPLLKPYEFDIRNQLQQTLVRGTLDASVNIRQNGANRPVVINTDLAKFYHQSITTLADELKLPKEDMLNVLMKLPEVVSPANEQISEDEWLEVEKALQQAISDLDAHRLDEGQVLAADLLTRIENIENYTVKVRELDPQRKDRVRTRLESLLAEYVGKENIDENRLEQELIFYLEKLDISEELVRLENHCRYFKEILKEAEPSKGKKLGFVLQEVGREINTTGSKANDANIQQWVVLMKDELEKAKEQVLNVL, encoded by the coding sequence ATGCTGAAATCAATGACCGGCTTCGGACGGGCTGAAATAACCCGGGGAGAGACAACAATGGTGGTAGAAATAAAATCACTGAATGGAAAACAGTTTGAAGTCAACCTGAAAATTTCCCCGTTGTTAAAGCCCTACGAGTTTGATATACGCAATCAGCTGCAGCAAACGTTAGTACGTGGCACGCTGGATGCCAGTGTTAATATCAGGCAGAACGGAGCAAACCGCCCGGTGGTCATTAATACAGATCTGGCAAAGTTCTACCATCAGTCTATTACTACCCTGGCCGATGAACTGAAACTGCCTAAAGAAGATATGCTCAATGTGCTGATGAAACTTCCTGAAGTAGTAAGTCCTGCGAATGAGCAGATCTCTGAAGACGAATGGTTAGAAGTTGAAAAGGCCCTGCAACAGGCTATCTCCGACCTCGATGCACATCGTCTCGACGAAGGCCAGGTACTGGCAGCAGACCTGCTCACACGCATAGAGAATATTGAAAACTACACCGTTAAGGTAAGAGAACTGGATCCTCAGCGTAAAGACAGGGTAAGAACCAGACTGGAATCTCTGCTGGCGGAATACGTAGGCAAAGAGAACATAGACGAAAATCGCCTTGAACAGGAACTCATATTTTATTTAGAAAAACTGGACATCTCTGAAGAACTGGTAAGACTGGAAAACCACTGCCGCTACTTCAAAGAGATCCTGAAAGAAGCAGAACCATCCAAAGGTAAAAAGCTGGGATTCGTGTTACAGGAAGTAGGCCGTGAAATCAATACAACCGGTTCCAAAGCTAATGATGCCAACATCCAGCAATGGGTTGTGCTCATGAAAGATGAACTGGAGAAAGCGAAGGAGCAGGTGCTGAATGTGCTGTAA
- a CDS encoding pseudouridine synthase: MAFNYYIIYKPFQVLTRFGKEEGKASLGDFFKVPSDVYPVGRLDYDSEGLLVLTNDKALNHRLLDPKFAHEREYWVQVDGAVTDTAILQLSQGVSINIDGKMYKTRPCRASLFEEDPAVPERNPPIRFRKSIPAPWIKLSLKEGKNRQVRKMTAAVGFPTLRLIRYRIGKATVAGLQPGDMKEYSKQELYDLLFKA; the protein is encoded by the coding sequence ATGGCATTTAATTATTATATAATATATAAACCATTCCAGGTACTTACCCGTTTCGGCAAAGAAGAAGGAAAAGCCAGCCTGGGAGATTTTTTTAAGGTTCCTTCGGATGTCTACCCGGTAGGTCGCCTGGATTACGACAGTGAAGGTCTCCTGGTCCTGACCAATGATAAGGCACTCAATCACCGGCTGCTTGATCCAAAATTTGCCCATGAGCGGGAATATTGGGTACAGGTAGATGGTGCTGTGACCGATACAGCTATTCTGCAGTTGAGCCAGGGGGTATCTATCAATATAGATGGTAAGATGTATAAAACCCGGCCCTGCAGGGCGAGCCTTTTTGAGGAAGATCCTGCTGTGCCTGAGCGCAACCCTCCAATCCGTTTCCGTAAGAGCATACCTGCTCCCTGGATAAAATTGTCGCTGAAGGAGGGGAAGAACAGGCAGGTGAGAAAAATGACCGCAGCTGTGGGGTTTCCAACGTTGAGACTTATACGTTACCGTATAGGTAAGGCTACTGTCGCTGGTTTGCAGCCGGGCGATATGAAGGAATACAGTAAACAGGAGCTCTACGACCTGCTCTTTAAAGCCTGA
- a CDS encoding Crp/Fnr family transcriptional regulator: MNCQDRFGSILFKAEKCNLEEIDAAKVCSTYKKGEVVFQEGTYPFGIYCVNTGKIKLSHSGDDGREQIVRLAKPGDIIGYKALLSAERYTASAIALDDSSVCFIPKDLFMSILQKDANLSFEMMRIIASELRKAETKITHLAQKPVRERLAETLLFIKETYGVEQDGTTLNVRLSREEIANLVGTATESAIRLLSEFKKDGLIELQGKKIRLLNLEEITRTANLQD; encoded by the coding sequence ATGAACTGTCAGGACCGCTTTGGATCAATTTTGTTCAAAGCGGAGAAGTGCAATCTGGAAGAGATAGACGCCGCCAAGGTATGCTCCACCTATAAAAAAGGGGAAGTAGTATTCCAGGAAGGCACCTATCCCTTCGGCATTTACTGCGTAAATACGGGCAAAATTAAGCTCTCTCATTCCGGAGATGATGGCCGCGAACAGATCGTCAGGCTGGCTAAGCCAGGTGACATCATCGGCTACAAGGCACTTCTATCCGCGGAAAGGTATACTGCTTCTGCTATTGCACTCGATGACTCCTCCGTGTGCTTTATTCCCAAAGACCTGTTTATGAGCATCCTGCAAAAAGATGCGAACCTCTCTTTTGAAATGATGCGCATCATTGCCAGCGAGCTGCGTAAGGCAGAAACCAAGATCACCCACCTGGCCCAGAAACCAGTGAGGGAAAGACTGGCCGAAACCCTTTTATTTATCAAAGAAACTTATGGTGTAGAACAGGATGGCACCACCCTCAATGTGCGCCTGAGCCGTGAAGAAATAGCTAACCTGGTAGGCACCGCCACCGAATCGGCCATCCGCCTGCTTTCTGAATTTAAAAAAGACGGGCTGATCGAGCTCCAGGGCAAGAAAATCCGCCTGCTCAACCTGGAAGAAATCACCCGCACCGCCAACTTACAGGACTAA
- a CDS encoding heavy metal translocating P-type ATPase: MATFTAVPGVEVECEHCGEACADTTIVIGDKIFCCQGCKLVYELLNENDLCEYYNLNNKPGLAQRIPVRKDKFAFLEDSKIQQQLLQYRDDEYTHITFYIPHIHCSSCLWLLENLHKLDKGVESVTVTFTRKEARIVYRQSETTLRHIAEILTSIGYEPYISLQDMQKKKPRVQRDLIYRLGVAGFCFGNIMMLSFPEYFGNYGYSDAKMNVVFRMLNVSLSLPVFFYSAQVFFKSAWSGLKTGFLNIDAPIVLAIVVTFVRSLVDVISGTGSGYFDSMTGIVFFMLIGRVLQDKTYQGLSFDRDYTSYFPLAITIIKDGKEVPTALPDIKVNDTLLIHDNELIPADGILVKGSALVDYSFVTGESVPVSKSIGEIVYAGGKQLEGNIEILTIKEVAQSYLTSLWNRDELKQKTTRQESFIHLVARNFTWILLAIAALSALYWWKFDHTRIWPAATSILIVACPCTLLLAASFTNGHILRILSRSKLYLRNAGAIERMAGITDIVFDKTGTLTGNKDIPVTWHGPTLSRAQIMSIASVAAQSTHPLSKLISAFYHNIPRVAVSGFKTTTGMGISAYIQEESVLLGNATFTGTRTVANHNDGSIVYVAINEQPLGYFLIGNQYREGISTLLQSLKTKGYSLSLLSGDNDREADYLRSLMGEGATLRFTQQPQDKLNYILDLQTKGRRVLMIGDGLNDAGALKQSDVGISLTEDSNNFTPASDGILEAGQLTRLPKFIRICIANKRIIVISFIISLIYNVIGLSFAVQGLLSPLTAAILMPANSISMILLSYGLSEWADRR; the protein is encoded by the coding sequence ATGGCTACATTTACTGCCGTTCCCGGTGTAGAGGTGGAGTGCGAACATTGCGGAGAGGCCTGTGCTGACACTACCATTGTTATTGGGGATAAGATCTTTTGTTGTCAGGGATGTAAACTGGTGTACGAACTGCTCAATGAGAATGACCTTTGTGAATACTATAATCTAAATAATAAACCCGGACTTGCTCAAAGAATTCCTGTGAGGAAGGACAAATTTGCCTTTCTGGAAGATAGTAAGATCCAGCAGCAACTGCTTCAGTACCGGGATGATGAATATACGCACATCACTTTTTACATTCCACATATACATTGCAGCTCCTGCCTCTGGTTGCTGGAGAACCTGCACAAACTGGATAAGGGGGTTGAAAGTGTAACGGTGACCTTTACCCGTAAAGAAGCCCGTATTGTATACCGCCAGTCAGAAACTACCCTCCGGCACATTGCTGAAATACTGACCAGCATCGGCTACGAACCTTATATCAGCCTGCAGGACATGCAGAAAAAGAAACCCCGCGTTCAGCGGGATCTGATCTACCGGCTTGGAGTGGCCGGTTTTTGCTTTGGTAATATAATGATGCTCAGTTTCCCTGAGTACTTTGGTAACTACGGTTATTCCGATGCGAAAATGAATGTAGTGTTCAGGATGCTGAATGTGAGTCTTTCACTGCCGGTATTCTTTTACAGTGCACAGGTATTTTTCAAGTCAGCGTGGAGCGGCCTCAAAACAGGTTTCCTGAATATTGATGCGCCTATCGTTTTAGCCATCGTAGTCACTTTTGTGCGCAGCCTGGTCGATGTGATCTCAGGCACAGGCTCCGGTTATTTCGACTCCATGACCGGTATTGTGTTTTTCATGCTGATAGGCAGGGTACTGCAGGACAAGACTTACCAGGGTTTATCATTCGACAGGGATTATACCTCTTATTTCCCGTTAGCCATTACAATTATAAAAGATGGAAAGGAAGTGCCTACCGCACTTCCTGACATCAAAGTAAATGATACCTTACTCATACACGACAATGAGCTGATACCTGCAGATGGTATCCTGGTAAAAGGATCAGCGCTCGTAGACTACAGCTTTGTTACCGGGGAATCGGTTCCCGTGAGCAAATCGATTGGCGAGATTGTGTATGCAGGAGGTAAACAATTAGAAGGGAACATCGAAATTCTGACGATTAAGGAAGTAGCACAAAGCTACCTGACCAGTCTCTGGAACAGGGATGAGCTGAAGCAGAAAACGACCCGTCAGGAATCATTTATTCACCTGGTGGCACGCAACTTTACCTGGATCCTGCTGGCAATTGCTGCATTATCTGCCCTTTACTGGTGGAAATTTGATCATACCAGGATCTGGCCGGCAGCCACTTCCATCCTGATAGTAGCCTGTCCGTGTACATTATTATTAGCCGCTTCTTTTACCAATGGTCATATTCTCCGTATACTAAGCAGGTCTAAATTATACCTGCGCAATGCGGGTGCTATTGAAAGAATGGCTGGTATTACAGACATTGTATTTGATAAAACAGGTACCCTGACAGGCAACAAAGATATTCCCGTTACCTGGCATGGTCCTACACTCTCCAGGGCGCAGATCATGAGTATTGCCTCTGTGGCAGCTCAATCTACCCACCCATTGAGTAAGCTGATCAGCGCATTTTATCACAATATTCCCAGGGTAGCTGTCAGCGGCTTTAAAACCACCACAGGTATGGGCATCAGCGCATACATCCAGGAAGAATCTGTGCTGTTAGGGAATGCAACATTTACCGGTACACGAACAGTTGCTAACCACAACGACGGCAGTATCGTATATGTGGCTATCAATGAGCAGCCACTGGGGTATTTCCTGATCGGTAACCAATACCGTGAAGGGATCAGCACCCTCCTGCAGAGCCTGAAAACAAAGGGCTACAGCCTGTCACTGCTCTCCGGCGACAACGACAGGGAGGCGGACTACCTGAGATCATTGATGGGAGAGGGTGCCACGCTCCGCTTTACACAACAACCACAAGACAAACTAAACTACATACTGGACCTGCAAACGAAGGGCAGACGTGTGCTGATGATTGGTGACGGTCTCAACGACGCAGGGGCACTGAAACAGAGCGATGTAGGTATTTCATTAACAGAAGACAGCAACAACTTTACGCCCGCCAGCGACGGGATTTTAGAGGCAGGACAACTGACGAGATTGCCGAAGTTTATCAGGATCTGTATAGCGAATAAAAGGATCATTGTGATCAGCTTTATCATATCACTGATCTATAACGTGATCGGGTTGTCATTTGCAGTGCAGGGTTTACTATCACCGCTCACAGCGGCTATCCTGATGCCTGCGAACTCTATCAGCATGATTTTACTCTCATATGGCCTGAGCGAATGGGCCGACAGACGCTAA
- the ccoS gene encoding cbb3-type cytochrome oxidase assembly protein CcoS gives MSVIILLLGASLLVALCFLAAFIWSVRSGQFEDHFSPAHRILFEHKPTERASGSTPATPCNNNSTATPPNCKQ, from the coding sequence ATGAGCGTGATCATTTTATTACTAGGAGCCAGTCTACTGGTAGCGCTATGTTTCCTGGCGGCCTTTATATGGTCGGTGCGAAGCGGACAGTTTGAAGATCATTTCTCGCCGGCCCATCGAATTCTTTTTGAGCACAAGCCAACCGAACGCGCCAGCGGATCTACACCAGCAACACCTTGTAACAACAACAGCACTGCCACTCCACCGAATTGCAAGCAATAA
- the ccoN gene encoding cytochrome-c oxidase, cbb3-type subunit I encodes MSLEKFAYDNRTVKWFAYASIGWGLIGMLAGLWAALVLVLPGLNLDFAPTTFGRIRPVHTNAVIFAFVGNGIFMGVYYSLQRLCKARMYSDLLSKIHFWGWQTIIACGALSLFMGYTTGKEYAELEWPLDIAITLIWVVFGANMLGTILKRREAHLYVAIWFYIGTWVAIAMLHIINSFELPLSFMKSYSWYAGVQDALVQWWYGHNAVAFFLTTPYLGLMYYFVPKAANRPVYSYRWSIIHFWALIFIYIWAGPHHLLYTALPEWAQSLGTVFSIMLIAPSWGGMLNGLLTLRGAWDRVREDAILKFFVVALTCYGMATFEGPMLSLKNVNAISHYTDWTIAHVHVGALGWNGFLTFGILYWMLPRIFSTELYNRKWANTHFWLGTLGIIFYVIPMYWAAFTQSMMWKEFTAEGQLRYQFLETVHTVVPMYALRAVGGMFYLSGVILMIVNLYKTISRGTFVADEAAEAAPLPKVIEVHGKAHWHNWIERRPIQLAVFSLVVVAIGGLLELVPTFLIRSNIPTISSVKPYTPLELHGRDIYIREGCYTCHSQMIRPFRDEVMRYGEYSKAGEFVYDHPFQWGSKRTGPDLARIGGKYPDSWHFNHMYEPSSISSGSIMPRYQWLFTDRVDKTKTPAMITVMRKLGVPYAPGYENQANADLEKQANEIVSSLEKSKLKIGKDREIVALIAYLQRLGKDIKTK; translated from the coding sequence ATGTCTCTTGAAAAATTTGCGTACGACAACCGTACCGTGAAATGGTTTGCATATGCCAGTATTGGCTGGGGGCTTATTGGTATGCTGGCAGGTCTCTGGGCCGCGCTGGTACTGGTACTCCCGGGTCTCAATCTGGATTTTGCACCTACAACCTTTGGCCGTATCCGGCCCGTTCACACCAATGCCGTCATCTTCGCTTTCGTAGGTAACGGCATTTTCATGGGTGTGTACTATTCATTACAACGCTTATGTAAGGCTCGCATGTACAGCGACCTGCTAAGCAAAATTCACTTCTGGGGCTGGCAGACGATCATTGCCTGTGGCGCTCTTTCACTGTTCATGGGTTACACTACCGGTAAGGAATATGCCGAGCTGGAATGGCCGTTGGATATCGCTATCACGCTCATATGGGTAGTATTCGGTGCCAACATGCTGGGAACCATCCTGAAGAGGAGAGAAGCCCACCTGTACGTAGCCATCTGGTTCTACATTGGTACATGGGTAGCTATTGCCATGTTGCACATCATCAACTCGTTCGAGTTGCCGCTGAGCTTCATGAAGAGTTATTCCTGGTATGCCGGTGTGCAGGATGCGCTGGTACAATGGTGGTATGGTCACAACGCGGTAGCGTTTTTCCTGACCACTCCTTATCTGGGCCTCATGTACTACTTTGTGCCTAAAGCGGCGAACAGACCGGTGTATTCCTACCGCTGGTCAATTATCCACTTCTGGGCGCTGATCTTTATTTACATCTGGGCTGGTCCTCACCACCTTTTATATACTGCTCTTCCTGAATGGGCACAATCACTGGGTACAGTATTCTCCATCATGCTGATCGCTCCGTCATGGGGTGGTATGCTGAATGGTCTGCTTACACTGCGTGGTGCATGGGATAGAGTTAGAGAAGACGCTATACTGAAGTTCTTCGTAGTAGCATTGACCTGTTATGGTATGGCTACATTCGAAGGTCCGATGCTTTCCCTGAAAAACGTAAACGCAATCAGCCACTATACCGACTGGACTATCGCTCACGTACACGTAGGTGCACTGGGTTGGAATGGCTTCCTGACCTTCGGTATCCTGTACTGGATGCTGCCACGTATTTTCAGTACAGAACTGTATAACCGTAAATGGGCAAATACACACTTCTGGCTGGGTACCCTGGGTATCATCTTCTATGTGATCCCAATGTATTGGGCAGCATTCACCCAGAGCATGATGTGGAAAGAGTTTACTGCTGAAGGTCAACTGAGATACCAGTTCCTGGAAACAGTACATACAGTTGTTCCAATGTATGCACTGCGTGCAGTAGGTGGTATGTTCTACCTCTCTGGTGTGATACTGATGATCGTGAACCTGTATAAAACTATCAGCCGTGGTACGTTTGTAGCTGACGAAGCTGCAGAAGCTGCACCACTGCCAAAAGTGATCGAGGTACATGGTAAAGCACACTGGCACAACTGGATCGAACGTCGCCCGATTCAACTGGCGGTATTCAGCCTGGTTGTAGTAGCGATCGGTGGTTTACTGGAACTCGTTCCTACCTTCCTGATAAGAAGCAATATTCCTACTATCTCCAGCGTAAAACCTTATACTCCGCTTGAACTGCATGGTCGTGACATTTACATCCGCGAAGGTTGTTATACCTGTCACTCCCAGATGATCCGTCCTTTCCGTGACGAGGTAATGCGTTATGGAGAGTATTCTAAAGCAGGTGAATTTGTGTATGATCACCCATTCCAGTGGGGTTCAAAACGTACAGGTCCGGATCTGGCCAGAATCGGTGGTAAGTATCCAGACTCATGGCATTTCAACCACATGTATGAACCATCTTCTATTTCTTCCGGTTCTATCATGCCAAGGTACCAATGGTTATTTACTGACAGGGTGGATAAGACAAAGACACCAGCTATGATTACAGTAATGCGCAAACTTGGTGTTCCATATGCACCCGGATATGAAAATCAGGCAAACGCAGATCTGGAAAAACAGGCAAATGAGATTGTTAGTTCTCTGGAGAAATCCAAACTCAAGATTGGTAAAGATCGTGAAATCGTAGCGTTAATCGCTTATCTGCAGAGATTAGGTAAGGATATCAAAACGAAATAA
- a CDS encoding cytochrome C oxidase Cbb3 gives MKFINYLQSITGVSIYPMISLVLFSLFFVVAAIWAFKAPKGMVDHISNIPLDES, from the coding sequence ATGAAGTTCATAAACTACCTGCAATCTATCACCGGTGTAAGTATTTACCCGATGATATCACTGGTCCTCTTTTCGCTGTTTTTTGTAGTAGCGGCGATCTGGGCTTTCAAAGCGCCCAAAGGCATGGTGGACCACATCAGTAATATTCCATTAGACGAAAGCTGA
- a CDS encoding cbb3-type cytochrome c oxidase N-terminal domain-containing protein, whose amino-acid sequence MKKRLFNTTLLFSLLASLPAAAEEYTSYKPDGPSELGHPVAIVLLTVIVGLFIAIVILGSAVIGAIDIYKERLKNSKALLIGGLLVGCLFSASGAMAQEAVTSTAATNTISGLSKSSFYLLISVIGLELLVIIALLYALRILVGIKSRRKVRAEKAEKEVAEGKKRLHWLEKLNDTKSLDADSEVEEDMGHDYDGIHELNNPTPPWWRYGFYISIIFAVVYLYRFQVAHSAPSQIEELAMANAKADEAKAAYLKSSANNVDENTVKQLTDPADLAAAQKLFAGNCAPCHGPQGQGVIGPNLTDDYWLHGGTINKVFTTIKYGVQEKGMKPWKDDFSPVQLAQLASYVKSIHGTNPPNPKAPDGILEK is encoded by the coding sequence ATGAAGAAAAGACTTTTTAATACAACACTGTTGTTCTCACTGCTGGCCAGCTTACCTGCGGCTGCGGAAGAATACACCTCCTACAAGCCAGATGGTCCATCAGAACTGGGCCACCCTGTAGCTATCGTACTCCTTACCGTAATCGTAGGCCTGTTCATCGCTATCGTAATTTTGGGTAGTGCAGTAATCGGCGCCATTGACATCTACAAGGAAAGGCTGAAAAACAGCAAAGCCCTCCTGATCGGAGGTTTACTGGTAGGCTGCCTCTTCTCAGCATCTGGTGCTATGGCACAGGAAGCAGTGACATCCACAGCAGCAACAAATACAATCAGCGGTCTGTCCAAATCATCCTTTTACCTGCTGATTTCTGTAATCGGCCTTGAACTCCTCGTTATCATAGCGCTGCTGTATGCACTTCGTATCCTGGTGGGTATTAAGAGCAGACGTAAAGTAAGAGCTGAGAAAGCTGAAAAAGAAGTAGCGGAAGGCAAAAAACGTCTTCACTGGCTGGAAAAGCTGAATGATACGAAAAGCCTGGATGCTGACTCTGAAGTGGAAGAAGACATGGGCCATGATTATGATGGCATCCATGAGCTGAATAATCCAACACCTCCATGGTGGAGATATGGCTTCTATATTAGTATCATATTTGCAGTAGTATATCTCTACCGGTTCCAGGTTGCACACTCAGCACCATCACAGATAGAAGAGCTGGCTATGGCCAATGCGAAAGCGGATGAAGCAAAAGCTGCCTATCTGAAAAGTTCGGCGAACAATGTGGACGAGAATACTGTAAAACAGCTGACCGATCCTGCGGATCTCGCTGCTGCTCAAAAACTCTTCGCGGGCAACTGTGCTCCATGCCATGGCCCCCAGGGTCAGGGTGTGATAGGACCGAACCTCACGGATGATTACTGGTTACACGGTGGAACTATCAATAAGGTATTTACTACTATCAAATATGGTGTGCAGGAAAAAGGGATGAAACCCTGGAAAGATGATTTCTCTCCTGTGCAGCTGGCACAACTGGCAAGCTATGTTAAGAGTATCCATGGCACCAACCCTCCTAATCCGAAGGCGCCAGACGGTATTCTGGAAAAATAA
- the ccoG gene encoding cytochrome c oxidase accessory protein CcoG — protein sequence MDTTFRDSLATVNKQGKRNWIYAQRPKGKLYNARSILSYLYFIAFFAGPFIKINGRPLFLINVVEGRFILFGTIFWPQDFFIFGLAMVAFILFIVIFTMAFGRLFCGWACPQTIFMEMLFRKIEYWIEGDAAAQRVLNQAPWTTDKIIKKTSKQVLFYLLSFVIANTFLAYIIGIDNLSRIITEPVTEHIGGLTAILIFAGIFYGVFAFFREQVCTIVCPYGRLQGALLDKNSVIVAYDYSRGEPRSLFKKQQDTTFGDCIDCAQCVKVCPTGIDIRNGTQLECVGCTACIDACNFMMSKVNRPLNLIRYASEDGIANKKPLSITARMKVYSSILVLILTAITFLLTSRQPVGGDIIRTAGMLYQERGDSLSNLYSIKLINKTTDNIPLTMRLEGIEGRIQSIGDSIIHVKAEAQGQGTFFIVLPKRVIDKRKTILHVGLYAGDKKTGSIKATFLGPIQ from the coding sequence ATGGATACAACGTTTCGAGACAGTTTGGCGACTGTGAATAAACAAGGGAAACGCAATTGGATTTATGCACAGAGACCTAAGGGTAAACTTTATAATGCGAGAAGTATTCTTAGTTATCTCTATTTCATAGCGTTTTTCGCCGGACCGTTTATTAAAATAAACGGCCGGCCCCTTTTTCTGATTAATGTAGTTGAGGGCCGTTTTATCCTTTTCGGCACTATTTTCTGGCCCCAGGATTTCTTCATCTTTGGGTTGGCAATGGTAGCCTTTATTCTTTTCATAGTGATCTTCACGATGGCCTTTGGCCGCCTCTTTTGCGGTTGGGCATGCCCCCAGACCATCTTTATGGAGATGCTTTTCCGAAAGATAGAATACTGGATAGAAGGTGATGCGGCAGCACAACGCGTACTCAATCAAGCCCCCTGGACTACAGACAAGATTATCAAAAAGACCAGTAAACAAGTGTTATTTTACTTGCTTTCATTCGTGATCGCAAACACCTTTCTGGCTTATATTATAGGTATAGACAACCTTTCGCGCATTATTACGGAACCTGTAACTGAACATATTGGCGGCCTTACTGCCATTCTCATTTTTGCAGGCATTTTTTATGGAGTCTTTGCTTTTTTCAGGGAGCAGGTATGTACGATTGTCTGCCCGTATGGCCGTTTACAAGGTGCATTGCTGGACAAAAACTCGGTGATCGTAGCTTATGATTACTCAAGAGGTGAACCAAGAAGCCTTTTTAAGAAACAACAGGATACCACCTTTGGCGATTGTATCGACTGTGCACAGTGTGTGAAAGTGTGCCCTACAGGGATAGACATCCGTAATGGTACACAGCTGGAATGTGTAGGCTGTACCGCTTGTATCGACGCCTGTAACTTCATGATGTCAAAGGTGAACAGACCTCTGAACCTGATCCGTTACGCATCAGAAGATGGTATTGCCAACAAGAAACCGCTTTCGATCACTGCCCGTATGAAGGTGTACAGCAGTATCCTGGTACTGATCCTTACCGCCATCACATTTTTGCTGACAAGCAGACAACCGGTAGGTGGAGATATTATCCGTACTGCGGGTATGTTATACCAGGAGAGGGGCGATAGCCTATCCAATCTATACAGTATAAAGCTGATCAACAAAACGACAGATAATATTCCGCTTACCATGAGACTGGAGGGTATTGAAGGCAGGATACAATCAATCGGAGATTCAATCATCCATGTAAAGGCAGAGGCACAGGGTCAGGGTACTTTCTTTATCGTATTGCCAAAGCGTGTAATTGATAAAAGAAAAACCATCCTGCATGTAGGATTATATGCAGGCGACAAGAAAACCGGTTCTATCAAAGCTACTTTCCTGGGACCGATCCAATAA
- a CDS encoding FixH family protein: MNWGHSIIVVFVLFAAGILTLVTKSMHAHVEMVNNDYYAEELKYQQVIDGRKEASLLSAPVKIDQAADQIAITFPPEMQGTPLSGKIYFYRAADSRKDVTVPLRSGIEGTISISKQKLSKGQYQVQMEWDAKGKHYFQEENISVN, encoded by the coding sequence ATGAACTGGGGACATAGTATCATCGTAGTATTCGTTCTGTTTGCAGCCGGTATACTCACATTGGTTACCAAGAGTATGCATGCACATGTGGAAATGGTGAATAATGATTATTATGCAGAAGAGCTGAAATACCAACAGGTGATAGATGGACGTAAAGAAGCTTCGCTGCTGTCGGCACCGGTTAAGATCGACCAGGCTGCCGATCAGATAGCCATCACCTTCCCACCTGAAATGCAGGGAACACCGCTGAGTGGAAAGATCTATTTCTACAGGGCAGCAGATTCCCGCAAGGATGTAACCGTACCTCTCCGCTCCGGTATTGAAGGCACCATAAGCATCAGCAAACAGAAACTGAGCAAGGGTCAATACCAGGTTCAGATGGAATGGGATGCAAAAGGCAAACACTACTTCCAGGAAGAGAATATATCGGTGAACTGA